The proteins below come from a single Portunus trituberculatus isolate SZX2019 chromosome 34, ASM1759143v1, whole genome shotgun sequence genomic window:
- the LOC123512647 gene encoding LOW QUALITY PROTEIN: tumor susceptibility gene 101 protein-like (The sequence of the model RefSeq protein was modified relative to this genomic sequence to represent the inferred CDS: inserted 1 base in 1 codon; deleted 2 bases in 1 codon): protein MSLQAHEQVVSQAVTNRYHNPSKTKLDVMTALHNYRGLVPKLEKFVFNDGIERELLNLAGTIPVRFKGSLYNIPVCIWVLDNHPISPPMVYVKPTPDMLIKASRHVDQNGKVFLPYLHEWNLNSSDLVGLIQIMIMVFNEMPPVYSKPKTHTTTAAPYPSSFPGNMPGYMPIPGVGPNHPYPAPQPPATSGYPSYPTQPAYPPTSTPYPVYPPTSNAGGLPSMPQMPTPYPPPYTAGMPYSVYPPVTSNPSTQTSATETSSTTSATSTGTITEEHIRASLISAVSDRVRAKLRDSYGGCQAEVSVLRQQQSDLNEGKTKLEGLLNKLDQEQTELDKNMRILXEREAEMKSTLARLTSATEPLDLDEAVTTTAPLYKQLLNAYAEDQATQDAIYHLGEALRRDVIDLDCFLKHVRSLSRKQFQLRATMIKCRAKGNMAG from the exons ATGTCTCTCCAGGCCCACGAGCAGGTTGTCTCACAGGCGGTGACCAACAGA TACCACAATCCCAGCAAGACCAAGTTGGACGTGATGACAGCGCTGCACAATTACCGTGGCCTTGTTCCCAAGCTGGAAAAATTTG tttttaatgATGGCATCGAACGAGAGTTGTTGAACCTTGCTGGCACAATCCCAGTGCGCTTTAAAG gATCACTGTACAACATCCCGGTGTGCATCTGGGTCCTGGACAACCACCCCATCTCTCCCCCAATGGTGTACGTCAAGCCAACGCCAGACATGCTCATCAAGGCTTCCCGGCACGTGGACCAAAATGGCAAAGTGTTCCTGCCTTACCTGCATGAGTGGAACCTG AACTCATCAGACCTGGTGGGCCTCATACAGATCATGATCATGGTGTTTAATGAAATGCCACCAGTGTATTCCAAACCTAAgactcacaccaccactgctgcaccgtacccctcctccttcccaggGAATATGCCAG gGTACATGCCAATTCCAGGAGTGGGACCTAACCATCCCTACCCAGCCCCACAGCCCCCTGCTACTTCTGGCTACCCCTCTTACCCAACACAG CCTGCATACCCCCCCACCAGCACCCCATACCCTGTCTACCCTCCCACAAGCAATGCTGGTGGACTCCCCTCTATGCCACAGATGCCCACACCCTACCCACCCCCATACACTGCTGGCATGCCCTACTCTGTCTACCCACCTGTCACCTCAAACCCATCCACACAG ACGTCAGCCACTGagaccagcagcaccacctcgGCCACCAGCACCGGGACCATCACTGAGGAGCACATCCGTGCCTCCCTCATCTCTGCTGTGAGTGACCGGGTGAGGGCAAAGCTTCGCGACAGCTATGGAGGCTGCCAAGCAGAGGTGTCGGTCCTGCGGCAGCAGCAGTCCGACCTGAACGAGGGCAAGACTAAGCTAGAGGGGCTCCTTAATAAGCTGGATCAGGAGCAG ACCGAGCTTGACAAGAACATGAGGATCT AGGAACGAGAGGCAGAGATGAAGTCCACCTTAGCCCGCCTCACATCTGCCACAGAGCCCCTGGACTTAGATGAGgcagtcaccaccacagcaccctTGTATAAGCA GCTCTTAAATGCTTACGCTGAGGACCAGGCCACCCAGGATGCCATCTATCATCTAGGGGAGGCCCTGCGTAGGGATGTGATTGACCTGGACTGTTTCCTGAAGCATGTGCGTTCCCTTTCCAGGAAGCAGTTTCAGCTCCGAGCCACAATGATAAAGTGCCGCGCCAAGGGAAACATGGCAGGATAA
- the LOC123512548 gene encoding zinc finger protein Dzip1-like, producing the protein MSPSGGTTIPSGVEFPSQRRERIDWHKLASIDLHDLTLGCPIEVLQENLTQIAFCDAETEFDLGTVSGQRNLLKMFRLSQLTVQYLFMSQDFMETQLKEVQEEAQQLSEKYQQVKTKLLQQVEEAKKMKATNKNMRETVKQINSFAIANGIFQAVKCPQCPKTFRSSEFLQSHLWRKHPNQAASVTIPQAAPTIMPSPISPAHVTLVPSSATNHTIQGHTQGPMQGPSPDVGIRTQETAISAPLPPPAASKVNDVDSYRLNEIERKCDTMGDNLLRLFRELEEQKRILEADHSRKQEEVKKAWEEKKNMKEYYEAQLDKLSTQISQLQSTSVACISPQPANEEIRELVRRQEEEVKRLQEQIETNAAENRVEEIRGLEDVDGLSEELQELRSQLRQQERKHKKSLKEMQESLQRSYEEALNAEKDKLRDMMKDMAQGETPVAVIHKPPPSPKTKPKKPPTPNLATRPSAIPRIDSLPSTPAPQTTREARGTAQQQHRPVAPQHHHMDAEDTESESESRSETDTSYWNQNELKVKPLQITSVGMDKGKVDIEGTSSHNRESSSESSMESVEGRESQTESEVSSESLHLEALLKDNPKLWGQMKDATTDVLASRLASMGIDPSSKSIKTDTLTACLSQLRKDRRNLERKHENFYDLRKRLENEVKMKVDDKIDDVDTDDTQDDRPSRAASGKRSRMLTRMVRNVQSKVKERSRALSSSVSKTGTSVRSGVRDMFLASSRNGDSVHKISGGHGKIEDMTGQGSSEEKSSVASEDDSSSARVEVHHETLRSVKRNLFSGPSMASSSSTHPGHSSGYFDNKTYGEEDEESSTGWESEPEYENMKEEPPKRSDSLHLSLDSADLHSTPRDIWQPTEEPQPIKVKRPTGEKVSDLTRTIEQQLSGRRKSKMAGAVDITKSFEASSSSAVGRPSTSGYPMSGARRTSTPHDPTLSPHELQSASESSNTIGTSMWGSSEVIAKGSGKVKQPRPSTSKVTVHSWDSEEDLDISDLE; encoded by the exons ATGTCCCCTTCAGGAGGTACCACAATTCCTTCAGGAGTTGAGTTCCCTTCACAGCGGAGGGAGCGAATAGACTGGCACAAACTAGCCTCCATTGACCTCCATGACCTGACCTTGGGGTGTCCTATAGAGGTCCTGCAAGAGAACCTAACCCAAATTGCATTCTGTGATGCTGAGACAGAGTTTGACCTCGGGACCGTGTCGGGACAGAGAAACCTTTTGAAAATGTTCCGCCTGTCCCAGCTCACGGTGCAGTATTTGTTCATGTCACAGGATTTCATGGAGACACAGCTGAAGGAGGTACAAGAAGAGGCCCAGCAGTTATCAGAGAAGTATCAGCAG GTAAAGACCAAGTTACtacagcaggtggaggaggccaAGAAGATGAaggccaccaacaaaaacatGAGGGAGACAGTCAAGCAAATCAACTCCTTTGCCATTGCCAATGGGATATTCCAAGCTGTGAAGTGTCCGCAGTGCCCGAAAACCTTCCGCAGTAGTGAGTTCCTACAGTCACACCTCTGGAGGAAGCACCCAAACCAAGCAGCTTCAGTTACTATTCCACAGGCTGCCCCTACCATTATGCCATCACCTATCAGCCCTGCACATGTCACTCTAGTCCCTTCCTCAGCTACTAATCATACTATACAGGGTCATACACAAGGTCCTATGCAGGGTCCAAGTCCTGATGTGGGGATCAGGACACAGGAGACTGCAATTAGTGCCCCTTTGCCTCCTCCAGCTGCCTCCAAAGTGAATGATGTGGACTCCTACAGACTAAACGAGATCGAGAGGAAATGTGATACGATGGGTGACAACTTGCTGCGACTGTTTAGGGAGTTGGAGGAGCAGAAGAGGATCCTGGAGGCAGACCACAgcaggaagcaggaggaagtgaagaaagcctgggaggagaagaagaacatgaaggaaTATTATGAGGCACAGCTGGACAAGTTGAGTACACAGATATCACAGCTGCAGAGTACAAGTGTGGCCTGTATTTCCCCTCAGCCAGCCAATGAGGAGATCAGAGAGCTGGTGAggcggcaggaggaagaggtgaagcgGCTACAGGAACAGATTGAGACTAATGCTGCTGAGAACAGGGTGGAGGAGATCAGGGGGCTTGAGGATGTTGACGGTCTGTCCGAGGAACTTCAAGAACTCAGAAGCCAACTTCGCCAGCAGGAGAGGAAGCACAAGAAGTCCCTGAAGGAGATGCAGGAGTCCCTTCAGAGGAGCTATGAGGAGGCCCTCAATGCCGAGAAGGACAAGCTCCGAGACATGATGAAGGACATGGCACAAGGGGAGACACCAGTGGCAGTCATACACAAACCTCCACCATCTCCAAAAACTAAGCCCAAAAAACCACCCACACCGAACCTAGCCACAAGACCCTCAGCAATACCTCGCATAGACTCCCTGCcctccacacctgcaccacagaCCACAAGGGAGGCGAGAGGTACAGCACAGCAACAGCACAGACCTGTAgccccacagcaccaccacatgGATGCTGAGGACACGGAGAGTGAGTCTGAGTCCAGGAGTGAGACAGACACTTCTTACTGGAACCAGAATGAGCTGAAGGTGAAACCACTTCAGATCACCAGTGTAGGGATGGACAAGGGCAAGGTAGACATAGAAGGCACCAGCAGCCACAACAGAGAGTCCTCCAGTGAGTCATCAATGGAGtcagtggaggggagggagagtcagACAGAGAGTGAAGTGTCCTCAGAGTCCCTCCACCTGGAAGCACTACTGAAGGACAACCCAAAGCTGTGGGGACAGATGAAGGATGCCACAACAGATGTTCTTGCATCCCGCCTGGCATCCATGGGCATTGACCCTTCCTCCAAGAGCATCAAGACTGACACCCTTACTGCCTGCCTCTCCCAGCtgaggaaggacaggaggaatCTTGAGAGAAAACATGAGAACTTCTATGACCTGAGGAAGAGACTGGAAAACGAAGTGAAGATGAAGGTCGATGACAAGATAGACGACGTCGACACTGATGACACACAAGACGACCGGCCATCCAGGGCAGCCAGTGGCAAGAGGTCTCGGATGCTGACACGAATGGTGAGGAATGTGCAGTCCAAGGTGAAGGAGCGCTCCAGGGCCCTCTCGTCATCCGTGTCTAAAACAGGGACATCTGTACGGTCTGGAGTGCGGGACATGTTCCTGGCAAGCAGTAGGAATGGTGACAGTGTGCACAAGATATCAGGCGGCCATGGGAAGATTGAGGATATGACAGGACAGGGAAGTTCAGAGGAGAAGAGCTCTGTGGCATCTGAGGATGACTCCAGCAGCGCAAGAGTTGAAGTGCATCACGAGACTCTCAGATCAGTGAAAAGGAACCTATTCTCGGGACCCAGCATGGCATCAAGCTCCAGTACACACCCTGGCCACTCCTCAGGGTACTTTGACAACAAGACAtatggggaggaggatgaggagagcaGCACGGGATGGGAATCAGAGCCAGAGTATGAGAACATGAAGGAGGAGCCACCCAAGAGAAGCGACAGCCTACATCTTTCCCTGGACTCTGCTGACCTGCACAGCACCCCAAGGGACATCTGGCAGCCCACTGAGGAACCACAGCCTATCAAGGTCAAGCGGCCAACTGGGGAGAAAGTCAGTGACCTTACTCGCACCATTGAGCAGCAGCTGAGTGGCCGGAGGAAGTCAAAGATGGCAGGAGCAGTTGACATCACTAAAAGCTTTGAAGCGTCTTCCAGCAGTGCTGTGGGGAGACCCAGCACATCAGGCTACCCCATGAGTGGTGCCAGGAGGACCAGCACCCCACATGACCCCACACTCAGTCCACATGAGCTTCAGAGTGCCAGCGAGTCTTCCAACACCATCGGCACTAGTATGTGGGGGTCAAGTGAGGTCATAGCCAAAGGTTCAGGCAAGGTTAAGCAGCCAAGGCCCTCCACCAGTAAGGTCACAGTGCATTCCTGGGACTCAGAGGAGGACCTGGACATTAGTGACCTAGAATAA